GTTAGTTACCTTAGTTCTTATCGGAAGAGGCAGCACTCGCTCGGTACCGGAAGATTGCGAAATCTATATTGTACCTTGTGTGGTATTTTGGCTGTCACGAACCAATAGAATAATGGGATTGTCGCTAATGCCTGTCCATGTTACTGTGCCGCGAGCTTGGAGAATCACAGAAATTGGACTTTGGATTTCTGTCCTTGGCTTGGGACTTTGGTTTCCTCCATACTTCTCGTTTCAATACCGGGAGAGAGTCAAAGGAAACGTCATTTGGGCCTGAAGCTATTCGCACCAGGTTGTGTAACGCTGCAATGCGCTTTTGACAAGTCCACATGAGATGACGTACGCGCGCCCTTGGTCCTACATACTCTGAAAGTGCTCTTCTGGCATCTTCCAATGGTTCATCATTGTGCAAGCCCAGTTGAACTGTGCGTCCCGATATGACAAGCATACACAGACAGGTAGGTTGGTTCATCTGTACGATATTAGTTCCCGCTGCATGTCAAAAGGAAGAGGCATCCAATGAATCCTTGACGTTGATCAAACTTATTGTGCTGACACTGATGATATCGATGCGAGGCTGAACAAGAACTGATCTTGGAAGAATCCAatgctggtggtggttgatCCTGGTTAGCTTAGGGCTGAGGCTGTGAGAACTGGCGTCGATTCTTGGGCGGATCCAAGCCTCGATAGGCGTCCCCTAGCACTGCCCAAGTGTAAGTGGAAGTGGAAACAGGGGAGTGACTCAGAGCGAATGAGGACGAGGTCACCGAATGCAGAACATTGCAGCACTTGCATAGGGAATAATGTACTTTAGTCCTTGGACAGGGTTTTTTTTGGTTGGTCTAGAGGCGTTTTAGTCCTAGATGACTCAATCGCCGGGGGGATCCCATGATGCGAGATAATGGGGTATTGTAGTCTTTGACCGAAGGACATTGTCGAGTCCGACGGACAAACTCGCGATGCGACAATGGGAACGAAATAGACTCGGAATGGTAATTACACTTGTTGGTACATAGAATTCTTCGATTCTCATGATCATAATATCTGTTGGTGATAATTTTAGGGTCATGTTTCAACCGTGGCCGCGTGTTGTTGGCCATTGAAGTCCTAGATTACGTTGTCTTCCAATTGTAAAATACCAATTCATCTGTCCATGAATTGATTTACTCTCTAATTACGGGATTGTCACTTGTCGTCCGTGTCCTGGTCTCCCGCTTCGATACCCGTTTTCCTCGATCCCACTAACCTTGCAATTGAGCAAGCCTGTCCTCTGATATTCATTTGACTCTGTGGTTTCTGTCTGGCGGTTCGAACCAACACAAACCAACTGTCATGGGTGGCCGTGGCTGAGATGACCCAGGGGGGAGTCATCGGCATGGGCATATTCCTTGGGGGCCAAGGACTAGACAGGGATCGCTTTTAGTGGCCGCAGACGGACGGTAGGCAGAAACGGCCTTCTCCACCTTCAAGGCTGCCTTTACAGAGAGGAACCAAGCCTCTGGGAGGGAACACCACCCTTTTTACAAGTACAAGTCTCTTTGTATATATCTTCGAACCGCTTTGCGAACCACCcactcacttacaccaacaacatcacactACTGCACACACTCTCACAAACTAAACCCCAGGCACCAACACCCCATATTTTACACTTACTTTACAAGGCCAGGCATCCAATTACTACCAAAGTCACTCGGTACTTGGAGCTACCTTACTTAGCTTACACAGCTTTCAAACTACCCTTCCTCATTTCTATATAACCCGCCTCCATCTGCCactctctcaacaaccaaacAAAACACTCAATTCATCTGACACAAACACCACTTACTATAAGAGCTTGATCTTTCCTCTCTATCTTTTCAAACTGTCTTCTCAACAGTCACctcttgtcattgagaaCATCGTCCATAaccgtcgtcgtcgtcgaagCAGCACTTCTTCACCACCTGAGCAGACCATATCAAGAACACATCGTCTGCCTCCGGTCATCATCCAAGAGGATCCCCCACAGCGCAGCAGCCGCTCAGAACCTCTCAGCGCCGACACAATGTGCACTACAAACATCTACACATACGTCCACCCCGATGGACGTCGCGAGCAGTGGTCACAACCTACTCTCTGCGCAAACTCTCGCCATGGACAAGTCTGCGCCAGCAACTTTCTATTCGAGCACCCAGTCCAATACGTTCCTGCTCCCTACGACACTTCTTCCTACCCTTATGCTACTCAACTCCCTCCTACACCCCAGTATAGCCCTGCCCCTTCTACACCGTCGGGCTCATACCGCTCAGGAGATGAATCAGACCGCTCATACACTAGCAACGGtagcaagaagaagcgatCATCTGGAGTCTACATCAACGGCCagaaggttcttgatctgaACCGCCGTGAGCGTCGACCAAGCTCTCGTCACCAGGAGAGAATCGTCTTGGTCGATAACCCCCCTACACCACGCACTCCTCCCCAGCAATGGAATGCCCCTCACACTGCCCCTGCATCACCCATCTCAAACACATACATCGTCGACTCTTCACGGGACCCTAACAAGCGCCGCCCCgtcatcgttgatgagcGAACTCTTCAACCTGACCAGCGCCGCGTCCAGATCGAAGTCGTTGACAACCACCACCGCTCCAAGCACCACCGCCACTCATCGAGCGGCTCTCGACACTCCGACCAAGAGGAGGAGCGTCGCCAACGCCGTCGCGAGGAGAAGCGCCGAGAGGAAGCTGAGCTTCGTCTGCGCACTCGCATCGCAGAGGCCAACGCAAAGATTGCCTCTCGACCTGTCGCCCCTGCCCCTGCTCCTCCCAAGCGCTCTGCTACCTACAAGCGCCCCTCCGTTGAAGTCGTCGACAGCCAAGCAGTTCTCGCTGATGAGCTTCGAcgcttgagctttgaggaggagcgTCGTGAGGACAAGGCACGCCGCCTTGCCCGTcgcgaggagaagaaggaagaagaggctcagCGCGAGCGTCTCCGCGAGCGCATGCAGCCCAAGCGACGACTCACAATCGGCGCTGGCAGCAGACGGCCGTCTGAGATGTACGAGCCGGGAGTGTACCGATATGAGTAAACGATATAGTTGAAGGATTTGGTCTTGTATCACTTTGATCTGTTTTACATGGAGTTTTATTTTTGAAGCCAATGATATTTAGCGATTAGATTTGGGATCTGGGAATTATTCTGTATACGTTTATGGGAGTTTGATATTGGGATTTGGGATACCAGCGAGCGAGGCAATGAGCCGATTTCAAGGATTACAGAACACTTAGTCAGATACAAGACACAAGACagcaagagaaaaaaaaaggaacTCAGAATGGGTTTTGTTTTTCGAATACTTTACTTTGGTTCCTACTTGCATTACTGTGAATGTTTACACTGAGATTGCTTGAGATGGGTCAATGGCTTAAGAAAGGTGAGAAACTAAAGCAGGTACAAGACATTTCACATCAAATGTGCAAGAACAGAAAAACCTGTCTGTCTCATGACCCTAGGCCTGAGGGTGTGTGAGCTCAGTAAGTAGAACAAATAGGCTGCACACCAAGACATCACGATCTCCCTCACCGAAATTATAAATCAACCGACTTTCAAAACATATCACGATATTGCACTCCTCGGAATCAAAGTGTAAAAATCAAAGGGAACCTCCAAACACCGAAGGATCGCGCATGCATACATCGTGAATCAGAACAAGGATAGATCCCAACCAAAGTTCTTTTTTTGCCCCTAGACGTGGAGGAGTGGGGACacacaaacaccaagaatCGAAAGATGGGGTCGTTTTGGGACTTTGGTGAAGCTTCATTCGAGTTCGCTGAGGAATCGAGATATTTTGTAAGGATGAGGGCTAGTTAGATGCGGGTTGGGGACGTATTTTGGATCTTGCGTTATTGCACAGAGGTATAGCATGAATTGTTGTTCTGGTATAGGAAGGCAAATCAGTGGCATCTCAATTGGAAATCTCTCCATTGTCCGATTGCCTTGTCTGCCTAAAAAATGTCCTACACTAAGGGAGTTTCGTTTCGCTTCTCAAACCCCGCTCATGATGTGCCGATCGAGACATTAGCCGATAGGGCCTCATGACACCCTGTTTCTCAAGGCACCACCCACTGGCAGTCCGCTCCTGGTGCGGGCATATGGCGGGGTCTAAGTGACTGATGTACCTCTATGTATGTGTGTCTGAGATATAGTCTCTCCAGTGACTCACTGTTGATCTACTTGTTGATATGGCGAGATGCTAGCATGTTTGATAGAGTACGTTTTGGGAAATCACCGACGATGCCAAGAGTCCAGCACAGGTCATGTACCGACGTGAATATGTAAGTGTAAATAGTTTTGATAAATATAGTGATAGACTAGACTATCATACGAATGTAAACTCAGGCAGGCGTGTTGAAGCCAGATTGTTGCTGTGTGCAGTGGTGTTGGGACTACTGCTCAGTGGGAGGAAATGGTGTTGAATCCATTCCGATTTCATGTTGAACCTTCCCATCTAAATTCGCAAATATTGAATCATTCTCAATTTAGTAGTCACTTCCACGACTAATGACCTCCTTATGCGACTCTCGAAGCAGAATAGTCTACGACAATTAGCATCCATCTCATATCTTCACTCACACATCAACTTACATGCTCGAACTGCGCCGAGTAAGAACCCTTAAAATCAGCAAGCGGCTCATACGCCTCAAGAATACCATTCGACACCAAAGAGTTCAGCTAATAATACTTATCAGTAATCTCCCCCCTCACATGCGGTCATAGCACTTACACCAGCGAGATATCGCTCTTGGCCTAAACGCTCAAGATATCGACGGCAAAAGACAATAGTCCCAAACTGCTCGCGAATGACTTTATAAAGTCTATTCGCCGACGCAAAAGGTAAATTCACATGTCTCGGTGCATCATGGTGCAAACCATAGCCATATATGCCCACCTattctcatcagcaacaacccAACTCACTTATTGACATGTGCACTTACATCGTCGTAAAGCCTTCCAGTACCGGTTGTACCAAACGTCTCAATGGCAAACACTTCACCTTCCTCCATCTTAGTCTGatcattgttcttgatgaacgGGATCGACTTTCCACCGTGGATCTGGTAGTGCTTGATGTTGTGCGCTGAGATGTTGCGGACGGGCTTCACGGGGTATGTCTTTCCGTTGATATCGACCTCGTAACTTTCCATTGCTTCTTGGATTGCGGCGCTGACGTCGCAGATACGAACGTCGATACCAGAGGCCTACAGATGTCAGACATGTCATCTGTGAGAAAGTGAAAGGCTTACCTTGATGCCGCTGTTGGTCGCATCCTTGACGGCATTCAGAAGATTATCGTAGGTAGGATCAAATGACATGGTGAACGCACTGTCGACGATCCAGCCATTGATCTGCACGCCGAAATCAACCTTCATAACATCCTCATACTTCAGCACGACATCCTTCTGGCCAGGATTAGGCGTATAATGTGCAGTTTCATGGTTCAAACAAAGACCCGTTGGGAACCCCATTCCAGCCTTGAGGTTATCACCAGGTTCAATACCCTGATTCCCCAATAACGCACGCACGCCGTCCTCAATACCATTAGCAACATCAATGAGCTTATCACCCGGCTTGACATTATCCTGCGTCCACTGTCGGACCTGACGATGAACTTCAGCAGCCTTTCGATAATCGTTCAGAAACTCCGGGTCTTCGAGTTGTCGACGACCCATGAAGCGAACTTCCTCAGCAGTGGTACGAGCAGTGTTGTAATCCTGAATTTCACCAGCGGGAAActctttgaagagatcaCTCAGCGGAACTCTGGGAGGTGAAGATTGCTGTGTAggagccttcttcttcttctttggctttctctttttcttcttcttaccaGCACCGTCGGTTAGCGGTCCGGCGGGAGTGTTGttcttatcatcatcgtcgccgtcgTCGCCCCCGTCGCCTCCCAGACTACCGTCGCCATCGCGGGCGAGATGAACACCGCGTGGCTCTCCGCCTGCAgaggatggcttggatgagaGTGGTCCTTGGCCTGGCACGTGTAAGTCAAGTTTTTATGTGTATCAAAGGCTATGAGATGTACCATTTCCTCCAGAGTGATCGTCTTCAGATGTCTTGGCGCCCATTTCGACATGAACGCTGCTTCAAATCCCAgagttgttgatgagtgaCTGGACAGAAGTGAGGtgagatgacgatgatggatAAGGATGCGGTGTTGTAAGATGGGGTAAGCGGTTATCTGCGGCAGAAACGAACATGGAAATGCAACACATGGACAATCAGGATCACTAGCTTCACGATGATAGGTCAAATCTGGGAGCAGTGAATCCTGCAGACAGTGTATCGGTGTGCTATTGCCAAAGTCCATCATGAAGCTATCCAGACTTAGAAAGTAGACGCATTTGATCCCCAGTGGATCCATCAATGTTGTTCATGGAGTTCTGACTCGCTCAAATACTACGTTCCATTTACACGACGGCTATACGGAGTTATGTGGATTCTTGGAACATTCCAAATCGAAAAGCCATGATGGGTCCATCACACAGCGGGTCTTGATGGGCCCCTCGTGAAGAGTCAAGACCCTGATTACGAGTCAAGTAGTTCCCTTGGTTTCGTAGATCGTGGTAGCCACATCGCATGAACACGTGGGAATGATGAAAGCAACCGACGGGAATATGCTGACAAGTCTGGATATAAATTCATGATGCACTCCAACATATATGCCTCTCATCCCATAATGCGACGCCTAGACTATGTGCAAGGTAAAAAGTCATGTACAATGCTCGTGCCAAACACCATAAAGTACGGCGCCCCAAAAGTAAAAACAAAATGGCATGCAGATTCCATGCTCTCAAATGTCCCAAACCATGATGCGTGAAATGTAGATAAGTAGGGCAAGTAGGTGAGCCATTTGTCTATGCTGCTGGCTGAACTCCGCCGCGTGGCCGAGGCTTGAGGTTCAATATAGGAACATCCGCATTATCGAAGCCGTGGTGCGAAGTGCGATCTCTCAATCGCTCGTAGTGTTTCCGTAGTCGAgcctcaccaacaactaGTTCGAATCCAACCAGGAAACAGAAGCTTATCTCCAACCTAGCCAGTTCTGCTTCACTGACGCCACCCACCTTAGCCATCTTGGCATGGGGATAAGATagatcttcaagagctttCATGGCAACTCTAAGACCAGCCAGGACTAAACGATGTGCGTTGCGCCGGGTGACAGGGATAGCTCGCTCCTCAACGGCTAATCGGTGTATATATAGTGATGTCGCGAGGTATACTGCGGTACTCATGGGACAGAATTGGTGTAGTCGCTGAAGATACTGGTTGATAGTGATCGGAGGCTCATTCTTGCTGTAGAACTTGCGTGTTATAGCGCTGTGTTGCAAGTTGACAGGCTGGGAATCGGCTCCCACGACAACATAAGGCTCTGATTGAGGTGGCGGCGACATGAGACCTGGGTGAGGCTTCAGCCGCACACCATCAATATCCCCCGATTCTGGTTGATTGTCATGCACAGGCTCAGGCTTATCTTTGGCAGCCAATCTCTTAGCCTCAAGCTCGGCCTGTTTCCTTAATTTCGCCAGATTCTTATCCGAGTATGACCGCACGAtattctccttctcagcttgCATGCCACTCATGTGCGGCACGGTAGGAGATTTTGGCGGCGGTGTCGGCGGTACATCGCCCGTTATCCtgacaagaagctcgacgCCAGCGCTCAGCAAAGCGAGTGCTTCTGCTGGTGACATCTCGAAGAGGCCATGATCGGCAGAGGCTTTCGGTGCGGAGGGGTCGTCGGCGATCAAATGAGGATCGGAAGAGGGCACCGGGGGAGGAGGCGGCGATCGATCAGTCGTGGTATCGGGATGTCGCAGTGGAATTGTGCCGGCCTGAGCCTCGGTAGTAACAGCCGTTTGATAAGACATGGCTTGAAAAGGCAAATTATGTGTGAAAGCTTGGTCGGTGGTCAAGACACAGAGCTATTGACGCGTCTCAATCTCTTAAGGCGCTGGGCAAGATCCGGCTCGACGCCTTTCATGATCTCTCGTGAATCGAGACGTAGTGAAGGAGAGTGAAGAATAAATTGTTAGAGCAGGTTTTCGTATCACGGGCTAGGCCtgtttttgttgttgctTTGGGTCGAGTCGGGCGTAGGTAAATAAATgccaatccaatccaatacCAGCGCAAAGTTGCGACCTGTAGTGGGACGAGAATACCGAAGTGGAGTGGCGGGGCCTAAGGTACATAAGATCTCGACGTGGGACCCTGGAGGCGTAAGGTAGGTGCAGTAGTCGCAGAGTGGAGGGTCCCGTGAGGTGAGGGCGTCGAGTCGAGCCTTTATAGTTTATCGAGTTCAGTAGGAGATCGTAACGGTCGAGAGgaagcgagcgagcgagcgagcgaaAGCCTGATGATACAAGAGCCGGACCGACTACTTTAGCGTGGCGTTGTTTTAGGTCAaatgaaggacaagaacaagatgaagagaaaaTGAAATGAGATGAATTGTCCGAGATGAGTCGCGGTCGTGAGACTCGAGCTCGCCAGGAAGAGCCTGCGATAAAGAACTCTAAAGGAAATCAGATCAAGGATTAGAAAAGAGAATGCATCTACGGAGCAAATCAAGTGAtttgtttgcttttgttgACTGTgccaaggtaaggtaggcaaTACTGAATGTATCTGTCTCTGTCGGCGGCTGCCCAACCCGTGAAGGTACTGTACAGGGATTGCACTTGCACCTGCTTGCGCctgcaccagcagcaactaGCCGCACCTTCCTCCCGAGCTTCTTTTTTCATGTCACGAGCACGTGGTGCGGGGGAGAAATAAGATGAGATTTGACTTGACTCAGTAGATCAGCAAATGCCTATCGTGATCAATTCCCATAATTATTTTTCGCGTCTTCTTTTTTACTTAGGTACTTAGCATCGAAAAACCAACCACCTTCTAGTCTTGAAAGTGGAATGCAACG
This region of Fusarium verticillioides 7600 chromosome 3, whole genome shotgun sequence genomic DNA includes:
- a CDS encoding methionyl aminopeptidase, translating into MGAKTSEDDHSGGNGQGPLSSKPSSAGGEPRGVHLARDGDGSLGGDGGDDGDDDDKNNTPAGPLTDGAGKKKKKRKPKKKKKAPTQQSSPPRVPLSDLFKEFPAGEIQDYNTARTTAEEVRFMGRRQLEDPEFLNDYRKAAEVHRQVRQWTQDNVKPGDKLIDVANGIEDGVRALLGNQGIEPGDNLKAGMGFPTGLCLNHETAHYTPNPGQKDVVLKYEDVMKVDFGVQINGWIVDSAFTMSFDPTYDNLLNAVKDATNSGIKASGIDVRICDVSAAIQEAMESYEVDINGKTYPVKPVRNISAHNIKHYQIHGGKSIPFIKNNDQTKMEEGEVFAIETFGTTGTGRLYDDVGIYGYGLHHDAPRHVNLPFASANRLYKVIREQFGTIVFCRRYLERLGQERYLAGLNSLVSNGILEAYEPLADFKGSYSAQFEHTILLRESHKEVISRGSDY